In Colius striatus isolate bColStr4 chromosome 26, bColStr4.1.hap1, whole genome shotgun sequence, the genomic stretch CGCTTCTTGAGCTTCTCGGCGCAGGTGCCCATCAGCTCCATGGCGATGAACACGTCGGTCTGAGGAAGAGCAGCGGGTcggggggcgcggggcaggGGGTACGGCCCAGGGGGTGTCCCACCGCGGGACCCAGAGCCACGGGCTGCCCCACGGCAGGACCCAGGGACGGGAATGGGGGTGCCCcccccagccctcagccccacggcgtGTCCCCCCCGGCAGGTGCGTACGTTGGTGATGAAGGTGCCGAAGCACTGGACGATGTAGGGACAGTCATGGCTCTTCAGCACCACGTCCAGATCCATCAGGATCCGCTTGTTCTCCTCACGGTTCCTCCGAGCGCCGCATTTGCTGCCGGCACAGAGCGGGCGATGGGGGGTCATGGGGGTGACGGGAGgtcagggggtgggggggtgtgcGTGGGGTCAGGGGGGTTCAGAGGGGTGATAGGGGTCGGGGATGTGTGGGAGGTGATGAGGGGTCAGAGGATGTGTGGGGGGTGATGGGGCGCCAGGAGGTGGTGAAGGGTCAGGGGGTGTGAGGGGGGGTCAGAGGGCTGTGTGGGGGGTCAGAGAGGGCGTGTGGGGGTCAGAAGGGGGCGGTGTGGGGTCCCCACCTTCACGGCAATGACGTGCCCGGTCTTGCGGAAGCGCATCTTCCAGACCTGGCCGCAAGGTGCCACTGCCGATCTCCCCGAGGTTCTCCAGGTCGTTGATCTCTGCCTGGTAGCGctggggggacacggggggttGGGGGGAGCAGCTGGGGTTCAGAAGCCCCCTGTGTGCTCCATATTCCCCCCGTGCTGCCCCCCACACTCACCTGCCCCCCCACAGTCAGGTACCCGTCTGCTTCATGAtctcctgcagcttctgtcGATCTCCAGGCTGGGGGAGGAGAGAGTGGGGCTCAGCAATCAGCACCAAGGGGATCCTGGCTGGCTGGCCAATCAGCACACATGGGATCTCACAGCTGGGCCAATCAGCAACCAGGGGTTCCTGCGTTGCTGGCCAATCAGCACACGACTCTGGGGGGTGTGGGTGGTGGTCTAAGGGGTcccaggggtgggggggggtctcACCTCTCCAGGCTGCGGGGCACCAGGAAGGGcggctggggcagccccagcatgtgtcggggccggggcagggggcggggggcggctgaAGGCCCTCGGGGGGTCCAGCCCGACCCCCCCCATCGCTCACCAGTGGCAGCTGCAGCGCTGGCGGGGGGGGCAGAGAGACCCCATCAGCTCCTCCCGAAACACTGGCACCTCCAAagcctcccccagcacccccaagGCCCTCCTCAGCACACCCCAGTCCACCACCCACTTCAGACCTTCCTGCCCTGCTGGCCCcttacccccccccccccaaagttcccccctcccgccccccgctgcagcccctcatgcggggccgcggccggcATGCGCCGTGGGGCCCAGGCCATGCGCCCcacggggccggggccggggcacACTCCATGCGACAGCCACGTGgggagagggggctggggggagcacGGCTGGGGGTAAGgaggaaacacacacacacacacacacacagaggatgAAGCTCCAGAGTGGGAAAACTGAGGCACGGTGGGGGGAGAGTTAGGATGAGGGGGGTGACCTGAGGTGAGGGACACACAGACGTGGGGGTGTCCCCAGGGAGGGGGATGGGGGGTCAGGGGTGTCAGGGGGGTGTTATTTGGGGGGGTGGGATGCAGGAGGGGTCCaagcggcggcgggggggggggcggtaCCTGCTCGCTGGGACGGAGCGGGAGCGGGGGCTTAGGGTGATGACGATGACtggatttggggagggggtgtgtgggggggttggggggaggtgggggaggcagggggaaaataacaaaaatgggggaaaataaaaaacaaaggggggagaaatgaaaaacaataaaaagggagaaaaaacacGAACCAGTAAATCACAACAGGAGACAAAACTGAGGTCACCGAGGGGGGACGGATGGGAGTCAActggggggtgtggggagcagagggggcAAGGGAGAATGGTACAGGGAGGGTTGGGGTCTGCCCGACACCCCCGGCCCGGAAAACGCTGCTTTTTGACCCATCACgttgtgggaaaaggtgggaaaCCCTCGTCTGGCACGTTGATGGGTTCCCCCAGCTCCCAGAACAAACGTTCCTACCTGggggggggaggttgggggcCCCCCCCCCCAAAAGTGGCTCCTCAGTGGGGTAACGGCAGTGGGGATCCTCCCGCGCCACCCCTCGAAATAACCCTCTTCCGGTACTCCCAAACTGCCCCAATCCCAGAGAcccccctctgctccccacctGCTACCCAAATGCCCCCAGTAcccccaaactgccccaatCCCAGAGATTCCCCCCACCGGCCCCAactgcccccagcacccccaaagTGCCCTGtctgccccagcaccccctCGAAGGGCTTCAGTTGCCCCCTGATGCCCTCAAAGAGCTCTGTCTGCCCCCCGATACTCCTCAAGCGCGACCACCAGTTCTCCCCACAGGCCCCGCCCGCCCCTCACGgagcctcctctgctccccccCGGCCCTGACAGGCCTCCGGAGCCCCCAGCACCGCCCCCGATTCCGCGGACCTGCCGCAGCCGCCCCCACCACCCCTCAGCGCCTCCGCTCCGGTGCGACACCCCCGACggccccccagccctgccgcagccccagcccccgcgcccggccccgccggtGACGAGGCCCCTCCGCGCCCCCCGCATCGCCTCAGCCGCCCCCGCCTGGGGCctgcgccgcgcggctcccgccTGCTGCCCCCCGGCCGGGCTCTTACTGGGCCGTGCCCGGGCAGGACTGATGTCGAGGTTGAGGTCGATCCTGCGGCGGGCCTCGCGGTTCTCTTGCTTGAGCTTGGCCTCCAGCCGGGAGAGCTTCTGCTCCAGCGAGGACGCCGCCATCTTCCCCCCTCAGAccgggccgccgccgcgcagaGGCACAAACAGCGCTGTGCGCATGCGCCGCGGGCCCCCCGCGCAGGGCTGCGCGCGATGCTTTGCGGCCTCTGCCGGCCACCATCCGGCCCGGCGGCCGGCTTCGGGCGGTGAGGTGCGCATGCGCACAGCGGGAACGCCTGGCGCGCGCACCGCGCCTTCGCCCGGCAGCAGTACGCATGCGCAGAGCGGGCAGTGCTGGCAGCGGcagcgccccctggcggcgcgGGGAGGCGTCAGCTCAGGCACCGCCTCCCATTGAGACCCCCAACCAGCCCCCGCCCCCAACCCGAGGGTCCAGGGAACCCCAGGTACAGGGGATGCGTCCTCCTACACCAGAGCCTCCAGCCCCCGCCCCAGGCGTCCCACTGCCCCCCCACAACCCGttcccccagcccccccaccgcccctccccccaccacatctttttctctgttttgtttcatttttatttaaaaaaaccccaaacaagccAGGCCCGGGCTAGGGGAGGGGCACAGACCACCACTGGGAGAGGGGGTGAGCTGGGGCGAGGGCAAGCCCCCCTTGTGGCAAAGGGGGAGTGGGGGGCAGCCCCCAGATTCAGGTGAGTAGGGgagggcacaggctggggcaggttAAAACATTCCCGGGCAGCAGCCCCCAACCCCTCCCGTCACGATAAAaatcccccccccgccccaagaaaaaaagggggggacTTCCTTTAAAAAGGCCCCCCAAAATGAGGGGTGACCCTCTAAAAGTGAGTACCCCCCCCAATGCGGGGTTACCCACCCCGAGGTGCCCCTCCTCTCCAAGGGAGGGGGCACTCCCCCTCCCAAAGAGGGTCCGTCAAGCAGAGGGGTGTTCCTCCCAGGGTATCCTCCCCAAAGAGACGAGGGGGGTCCCTCCAGCACTCTCCCAAAGAGAAGTGACCCCtaggagagagacagagaccACCTGCAAGGAGGGGATGAACACCCAATGACAAGCGAAGGCCCCCCCAAAAACAAGGGGGACACCCCCAAGGGAGGGGGAGCcctcaaaatgagaaaaggagccccaaaagagagggaggagagccCCAAAAACAGAGGAGCCCCCCAATGCGCCCCCCTACAGTCTCTGTGTGCAGCAGTTGGGGGTCACCCCACCTTCGGGGGTGTCCCTCCCGGATACCGGGCTGCCCCCCCACTGCTTTGGGGGGTGGTCACCGCCCGGTTTGGGGGGGGTCCCTCAGGCGGGGAAGAGGCTCCGGGGGGGGGCTCATCCTCACGGAAGTCGGCTGCGCTGCAGCAGTTTGACATGGTGCTCTCGTAGATCTTCAGCGCGGGGCCGAGGCGGATGGAGGAGGCCGGTGTCAGCACGTCCGCAGCGGCGGCGCATCAGCAGCAGCGCCTTGCCGTCGATCTCCTGCAGAGGGGGCAGACGGGCTGGGGGGCACtcgggctggggagggggcacccACGGGGCAGGGGGGAGGCACCCTGGGGGGGTGGTCAGGGAAACGGAGGAgggtgggagaggggaaaggggaggTTTTTGGGGGGTACCCAGGGGTTGGGGGGCGCtcctggggaggtgagggggcACCCACCTGCTCCTGGAAGGCTCCAGCCTGCTCGGGGAAACCGGCCTCCGTGAAATAATCCACCACGTCCCGCACTGACCACGTCACCGGGTCAGGGGCCTTGTCCCGCCGGGATGGGCTGCGGCAGACACCGAGACACCGTCACAGGGGACACCGAGACACGGGGCACGGGAGGCAAAGCATCACATGTGGGGGAAGCAGGGGGATGGTGACCCTGAGGGGAGTGACAGTGACACGGGGTGGCATGCACACGGTGGTCCCAGGACCCCCCAGACTCACGTGCAGCCCAGGGGGGGGCCGTCAGCTGGGGGTCCCGGTCGCCCCGGGGACAGTGGCACCGAGGGCTCGGCCCCGGCCAGGGCCGGGGACACTGTGGGGACAGCAAAAGGGGGTGATGAGACTCACAATGACCCCCAAACTGCCCCTTCAGCACCCCATAACTGCCCCTCCAGAGCCTTGATCCCCCAAACCGCCCCCCCCAGTATCCCATAACCATCCCCTAAACTAACCCCACAGCTCCATCATCCCCACATCTGCCTCCTTTGACCCCGAAACTGCACCCCGGTGCTTTGATCCCCCCCAAACTGCTCCCCTGACCCCCCAGTCTCCAGAACCCCAGGGGTCTCACCTGCTCTGTCGGGCTGCCCGAAGGCTCCCTCCTTTTTGAGGGGGGCCAGGTGATGACAAGCGCTCTCCCCCGGGGAACAGGCCTTGGGCTGGGGGGGCCGCTCGGGgggaggctgcccaggggggcgAAGGAGGGGTCCCCCACGTCCCTCGCCGTTCACTTGCCGGGGGGTCCCCCCATCTTCTGAAGCCTCCGAGCCTGTCCCATCTTCCTCTtcatcatcctcctcctcctcctcctctcttgccGAGGCTTccgtgctgctgcaggggggctgggggaggggaaagggggtaTAAAGAGGGGGGAGGTCTCTCCCAAAATCTGGGACACTCCTCCAAAGCCAGCAGCCTTAGTCCTGTCCCAAGAGGTCATCTTAAACCTGGGACAGCCCCCCAAAGTTCTGCAGCCCCCtttccccccaaatcccctctcCCCGAAGGCAGAGACCCCTTCACCCCTCCCGCAAAGCCTGGGACCCCTAAACGTCCCCTCGGAAGTGACCGCTTCACCCCGGGGGGTCTCACACACCCCCCGCGGCCCCCCACGACACCCCCGATGCCCCCATCCCTTCACGGGtcccctctgccccctcccccgGGTCCCGCCATCGCTCTCGGTCCCTGATCCCCCCAGATCCCCAGACCCTCTCCCCGATCGCCCCTGTCCCGgcaccccccgcccccccccagCCCATCGCTCACCTTTCGGGCCCTTCCCGCGGCCCCTCGGCCTCGCTCGGCGCGGGCCACGGCGATGGTGGCGAGCCGGGTCCGCTCCAGCCGCCCtccgccgctcccgccgccgcctcccggaGCGGATCCGGAGCCTGCCgacccccccgcgcccccccccaTCCACCGGGACCGCCGACCCCTGCAGCCGCCCGCGGGTCAGTCGCCCGTCGCCGCCGAGGTACCGGGCGGCATCGCGGAGGCTGACGGGCGGctcggcgcggcgcggggggggcggcggcggcggcgggctgGGGGGCGccggggggggcgcgggggggcggcggggcggctgcACGCGAGCGGCGTTGCGGTACGAGATGCTGCCCTTGTAGCTGACGCGGAGCACGGCCCGTTGCTGGATGAGCTTCTCCAGCTCGGCCCGCGTCCGCTCGGGCTCGGGGCCGTGTCGCCGCCGGACCATCCGGCAGATCCGCTCCAGGTCGGGACGCGCTTTCCGGGACCCGCAACGAATCGATCGTGTCTAAAATCCACTCCTGGTACCGCGGTACCATccgggcccggcggcggcggcggcggcggccccgccatagcccccccccccccgccctttccacactctcctcctcctcctcctcttcctccacctcctccctccgcccccccctcccctccccccccctcccgccccgccgTGGGCTCGCACCGGCCGCCGCCCGCTCGCCCGCCCGCGCGCGCGTTTAaggaggagccgccgccgccgccgcgcgccCCGCGCGCGCCTTAAGGTGGAGCCGCCCCGCGCGGCACCGGACGCCCCGCCCCTGACCCGAAAGCCACGCCCATTAACCCGAAACCACGCCCATCGCGCCAAAGCCACGCCCACTCACCGGTAACCCCGCCCCCGGCGCCGGGGCACCGCCCTCTCGCGGTAAGCCACGCCCATCTCCCTTAGCCCCGCCCATCGCCCGGAGCTCCACCCCCCGCGCTTCCTCCTCCCCCAGACCCAGGAGCcaatcccccctcccccagcccccatTGTGTCCCTCCCAATTCCACGTGTTCCCCCCAATTTTCGAGGTCTCAAACCCCCACTGCACCCCAATTCCGagccccccctccccaacctGCCCAGGAGGCTACCCACGTGTCTCCCTCTCATGTGTTTGTCTCACACACGTTTATAACAGACCTGGGGGCAGCAAATCTGCCCGACAAAGTGCCCTGGGGGGGGCAAATCTCTGCCCTGCATTAGGAATAGTAGTTGTAGAGGAGCACGTGGAGGTACCTGAAGGTCAGAACGATTTGTTCCACATAAAACCAGGAATGGGGAAAcctggagggggaaggaggtcaGGGGTGAGACCTTCCTAGAGACCACAGATCCCCTGGAGACCCCAACACCCCCCCAGGCCTGCTTTGCCACCCCCAAGACCCACCCACTCACCTGAAACAGCCAGTGTGGTACAGGTGGGAGAATATTTCCCCTCCTGGGATGCTCTCCATCCAAATGACAGGTTGGAGTTGTCCAgcgacacacacacacaacttgGGAACAGGACGGGGGAGTCATATGGCATCTCCATCCCCACCATGTCCCCATTCCCCCCAGTGTTCCCAACATCCTCACTCCCTGCTGTCCCCGCCCCAGCATCTTCTGCTCAGTGAAGGTCTTCATGGCACAGGACCCAGTGTGTGGATGCTCTCCAGGGGGTTCATATTCACGGGGGCCACCAGCTCAGCTCCTTCACTGTGGAGGGGAAGAGATTGAGGGCGCCAgtgccagccccctccccaaatccccctaACCCGCCCCGTTTCCCCTCTCACCATCTTCCATTCTGTGTCCATTGACCTCGAGGGTCACAACTTCCCAAAACACAGCTGACCCCCGCACTTAGGGACCTCCCAGCACTCTGGGGTCCCTTTTTTGCCCTCCCAGTCAGAGCTGACCTTGGGAGGGCCCCTCCTGTCCCCCCattgtggtgtgtgtgtgtgtcccattTTGGGGTACCCCCTCTGTAGCACAGAagccttcccagcagcagcccccacagcagcacctgcacCCACAGCTGAAAGTCGAGGTCCcagacccccactgcctgccccccagGGTCCATTGGCTCCCCTCAGAGCCCCTTCAGCCCCCCAGTTCCCCTCTCACTGTCCCTGGTACCGCCTGTGTCCTCGTTGCTATTGTTCCAGCAGTCCCTAGAGAAATGAGGGGGTGAGTCCTGCCCCGTCACGCCCTACccgtgccccccccccccaccaaaTCCCGGAGGGCACCCGGGTCCCGCCcgcccttccccatcccaccccttctAGGACCCAGGGGACGCCCGGCTGGAGCCACGCCTCGTCCCGTAAGCCCCGCCCCATGCCGAAGCCGAGCCAATCGGATTCCTCCGCTTTAAGCCCCGCCCACGCCCGCGCAGGCCCCGCCCCATGCCCGCCCACGCGCTCCGCACGTGCTCCCCGTTCCCGGCGGAGGATGCGGAGCGAGAGACCCCCCGGGACCTGCCCCGGGCGCGGctcgccccggcccggccgcccgcTCGCTGCTGCCCATCTCCCCTCCCATCTCGGCGGCCACGTCGGTGCCCGTGTCGGGCCACGGCGGCTCCGCCATCGGTCGATTGGTAGCGCCGCTCAAGCTGCCGCCGTCTCATTGGTCAAGCCCAGCCCTAGCGCCCGCCCCCTCGGAGCCGCTGGACTCGCACGGCCGCTTGTCCCGCCCCCGTGCGCCTCTCATTGGCTGGTGCGGGCGGCTGGGGGCGGGGCCTGGGCTGGGGGCGGGGCTCGTTAGCCCCGGGCTGCCTCTGTCGCTCCGGAGGGTTTCCGGTAGCCCCGGGCTACCTCCGTCGCTCCGAGACACTCCAGTAAGCCCCGGGGATTGCTGCGAGGAGCGGCCGCAGCTTGCGCGAGgcacccccacccccagcacacCCCTAAGTGCTGTTAATTAGATTAATAAAGCCGTGTCCCCCTTCCCCTAATTAAGTCATCCGGGCTTTAACGAGTCCTATAATTAATTCGACTCCCTCACACACTTCAATTAATGACCTGATCATCAGCCTGCTGCTTAATTACCCCAGCTCATTAACATATGCTAAGTAGCTCTATCGCTAATTACTGTCATTAGCAGAGCTCCCTGCTGCACTGGCTCCTCTTAATTACTCTTTAGCGCGGGatgcctccccctccccatccccgtTAATGGGTTCAGTgagcctcagcccttcctctccAG encodes the following:
- the MAP2K7 gene encoding LOW QUALITY PROTEIN: dual specificity mitogen-activated protein kinase kinase 7 (The sequence of the model RefSeq protein was modified relative to this genomic sequence to represent the inferred CDS: inserted 2 bases in 2 codons; deleted 4 bases in 4 codons), with product MAASSLEQKLSRLEAKLKQENREARRRIDLNLDISPARARPIIVITLSPAPAPSQRAALQLPLVSDGGGRAGPPEGLQPPPAPXPRPRHMLGLPQPPFLVPRSLESCEIPCVLIGQPARIPLVLIAEPHSLLPQPGDRQKLQEIMKQXGYLTVGGQRYQAEINDLENLGEIGSGTCGQVWKMRFRKTGHVIAVKQMRRSRNREENKRILMDLDVVLKSHDCPYIVQCFGTFITNTDVFIAMELMGTCAEKLKKRIQGPIPERILGKMTVAIVKALFYLKEKHGVIHRDVKPSNILLDERGQVKLCDFGISGRLVDSKAKTRSAGCAAYMAPERIDPPDPTKPDYDIRADVWSLGISLVELATGQFPYQNCKTDFEVLTKVLQEDPPLLPPAMGFSGDFQAFVRDCLTKDHRKRPKYNKLLEHTFIKRYETLEVDVATWFKDVMAKTESPRTGGGLGQHHLPFFSR
- the LOC133627901 gene encoding LOW QUALITY PROTEIN: atherin-like (The sequence of the model RefSeq protein was modified relative to this genomic sequence to represent the inferred CDS: deleted 4 bases in 3 codons), with protein sequence MVPRYQEWILDTIDSLRSRKARPDLERICRMVRRRHGPEPERTRAELEKLIQQRAVLRVSYKGSISYRNAARVQPPRRPPAPPPAPPSPPPPPPPPRRAEPPVSLRDAARGRRSRWMGGGAGGSAGSGSAPGGGGGSGGGRLERTRLATIAVARAERGRGAAGRARKPPCSSTEASAREEEEEEDDEEEDGTGSEASEDGGTPRQVNGEGRGGPLLRPPGQPPPERPPQPKACSPGESACHHLAPLKKEGAFGQPDRAVSPALAGAEPSVPLSPGRPGPPADGPPLGCTPSRRDKAPDPVTWSVRDVVDYFTEAGFPEQAGAFQEQEIDGKALLLMRRRADVLTPASSIRLGPALKIYEHHVKLLQRSRLPWSLSLS